The following proteins are encoded in a genomic region of Halorussus lipolyticus:
- a CDS encoding proline-rich domain-containing protein, with amino-acid sequence MDRRTQRVLAVTFSILIVTATLTPATAALEPPSQSDSDNSLADALLDSLADVELLPSILGNGNGNGKGNGNGGGKTTTQTTATPTPPETTTTPPGGPPTTTQKTTQDPPGNETGGPPGNGTEGPPGNKTSGPPEEPGPPGNKTTGPPEDPGPPGNKTTGPPEDRGPPEDRGPPEDRGGGGPPEDAGPPEDRGPPEWAQNPETPPSVAHNRSALANKSKPLANASVNVTIHDNASAADYRLAAIAALQQADFFGPGRSAQRHRTAALKALNKSLEYVIDANRTSSATLFEHDKEASTPPHFAPNVTKLLVRSDEQLATTAIADAERVREVLRERNVSFDESAVEENISAAKAAVERAERFRNRSQHYTAISQYRVAWIHAQRALDVLDLATTPNVTITSRGDLPHEGNITHAVRGRVFDVRSHELTAVVSLNGANRTLALDVNATPETTPGAVATFQTNLTLTQQINTIEVHATDPNRRWAPDYPDANATTGRDVLRLDGDGLPDTYEETVVGTDPLDPDSNATQTAQNESENNISDGAEDLDSDGETVYEAYRFGLDPLDNDTDGDRLQDGFELRFQGLDPASNDTDNDSVSDAAEDLDNDTLSNLREQNASTNPVRADTDLDGLNDSAEVANGTDPLAPDTDSDGLIDPDEYEVGTDPLDNDTDGDGVLDGNETFSTSKTDSKTGVSVNITGEGNAAATLSINNSTEPLVQTDSVQNVSASPAYDFEAGANFSTANITIPYNESRVGNANESNLGAYRYNETLQTLVPVNNSTVDTRNDTVTAETPHFSTYTVLSTEQWEAKFDEPLPTKWSSSDNFSDLDQWRQDGNVSMETAETVEASLVSATKRDESNETDSTAVVGSVDRLTERNWTIPKDDETSDGDETTTTTSDTPPTTTGTVSSNERCLQSFDNCEPTEEPTTTEKEEVTTKDPRVDSDGDDVYDRNDDCPDKPGEKYNGCEKHSDSDGIRDWHDDCDNDVGEGDGCPTDSDDDGTINYYDECENTPGLGDDGCAIYSDDDDYNDYDDDCPDDPGMGPDGCPIDDDGDDTRNFYDDCPEFPGWKPDGCPRESSLERNVTLRNAETITLGTIAKAEAISKRSVAQLVVIGPDGERIEVYGEDRKQISGRNTTSRLYGILPGGEGDAHGDFEAVERDLTQFAGEEVTVKVETVGRATFEIDALKIGYDTDGDTIYDAIERPSCGLRDGSGQCLDTDPYLADTDGDGLSDSYEIGERTKVHGHEYTKLISNPTVRDTDHDGLTDRQEVRGTFQMAVTRDPDASRKYLNGQWPSDKQEHLTTKTVDSDPLKYDTDDDGLNDRQEWLYKTNPRDPDSDGDGRLDGREQAIGQDPTLHDYRGPDIRLKRYGTIANYSSGELKYVVEYFVFDGGGVKKTKVTKNGKTRYRASPDDLFSRHDGSFTTTPDRLSVDGGRLSGIEIKVSATDTHGNKESVTAVRRSNECGQTAKRWTGKYNHFNNSVVRGYGACSGFQASIGSSIQSILQFAENPLGFVEGFAKLIALLDKSGLLDMFIDAFVSSLQNKQKTNNPYAEGTESYGEYRRVWYAGYSIAFITKALYGGSATKAVRSTKYVKKMEDFAKATRAGKTAMRIKAPYDRGKARVATGLAQAGGKAAGPVLRRAKSAGATYRLWKLQRKADVDVQDLSETERNRLSTFLARHGEDGAAKVQEMDRDDIKALFGKPCATVSTFRRAGGDDCTKLSPAEQRDFENVIIESGIAGDDIGEYLSTVERKTSDEVEVDEIQEFIAENGPTAVRLTRAVDTDNDALQAVFKIWRVDGIEQEDIQKLSKAIQAGEDVDVGPGSDRNDVMKTLGSLAGEDIDGYDDLVGSYFGKPEQGYGQIAGESQITDDLIDNSNIDPEDVEIGRRIPKSKVPDNLENDDSEVDVYSTESVEVDGKILESPAIESKHYDPDGYSPFLVDEEIDGLVNKLVAQAAAGEDEIVVVTTESFYEQYKNSLKDVPSRVRSRLSSKGMDSDITIEISTYDEINL; translated from the coding sequence ATGGACCGTCGCACGCAGCGCGTCCTCGCTGTCACGTTCTCTATCCTCATTGTGACGGCGACGCTGACGCCCGCTACCGCCGCCCTCGAACCACCATCGCAGTCTGACTCCGACAATTCGCTCGCCGACGCGCTCCTCGACTCACTCGCCGACGTCGAACTCCTCCCGTCGATACTCGGCAATGGGAACGGAAACGGAAAGGGGAACGGCAACGGCGGTGGGAAAACCACTACACAGACGACTGCAACACCGACGCCGCCCGAAACGACAACCACGCCGCCGGGCGGCCCGCCGACGACCACACAAAAGACGACCCAAGACCCACCCGGCAACGAGACCGGTGGTCCCCCCGGAAACGGAACCGAAGGACCGCCCGGAAACAAGACCAGCGGCCCGCCCGAGGAGCCCGGTCCGCCCGGTAACAAAACGACTGGTCCACCGGAAGACCCCGGCCCACCGGGGAACAAGACGACCGGCCCGCCTGAGGACCGCGGACCGCCCGAAGACCGAGGCCCGCCCGAGGACCGCGGCGGCGGCGGTCCACCCGAAGACGCCGGGCCGCCCGAAGACCGCGGACCGCCGGAGTGGGCGCAGAACCCGGAGACGCCGCCGAGCGTCGCGCACAATCGCTCGGCGCTCGCCAACAAGAGCAAGCCGTTAGCGAACGCCTCGGTCAACGTCACCATCCACGACAACGCCTCGGCCGCCGACTACCGGCTGGCCGCCATCGCCGCACTCCAGCAAGCCGACTTCTTCGGTCCCGGCCGGTCCGCCCAACGCCACCGCACCGCCGCACTCAAAGCCCTCAACAAGTCGCTAGAGTACGTCATCGACGCCAATCGGACCTCCTCGGCCACCCTGTTCGAACACGACAAGGAGGCCAGCACCCCACCGCACTTCGCGCCGAACGTCACGAAACTCCTCGTTCGCTCCGACGAACAACTTGCCACGACCGCCATCGCTGACGCCGAGCGCGTCCGTGAGGTCCTCCGCGAGCGCAACGTCTCGTTCGACGAGTCCGCAGTCGAGGAGAACATCAGCGCGGCGAAGGCGGCGGTCGAGCGCGCCGAACGCTTCCGGAACCGTAGCCAGCACTATACCGCCATCAGCCAGTACCGCGTTGCGTGGATTCACGCCCAGCGGGCGCTCGACGTACTAGACCTCGCCACCACCCCGAACGTCACTATCACCAGCCGCGGGGACTTGCCTCACGAAGGGAACATCACTCACGCGGTCCGCGGCCGGGTCTTCGACGTGCGGAGCCACGAACTCACCGCGGTCGTCTCACTGAACGGCGCGAACCGCACGCTCGCGCTCGACGTGAACGCCACGCCCGAAACCACCCCCGGCGCGGTCGCCACCTTCCAGACGAATCTCACCCTCACTCAGCAAATCAACACCATCGAGGTCCATGCGACCGACCCGAACCGGCGCTGGGCACCCGACTATCCCGACGCGAACGCGACGACTGGCCGGGATGTTCTCCGCCTCGACGGTGACGGCCTCCCCGACACCTACGAGGAGACCGTCGTCGGCACCGACCCACTGGACCCTGACAGTAATGCGACCCAAACCGCACAGAACGAGTCCGAGAACAACATCAGCGACGGAGCAGAGGACCTCGACAGCGACGGCGAAACCGTCTACGAAGCGTACCGCTTCGGCCTCGACCCGCTGGACAACGACACCGACGGCGACCGCCTGCAGGACGGCTTCGAACTTCGGTTCCAAGGCCTCGACCCCGCCAGCAACGACACCGACAACGATTCGGTCTCGGACGCCGCCGAGGACCTCGACAACGACACGCTGTCGAACCTCCGCGAGCAGAACGCGAGTACGAACCCTGTTCGAGCAGACACCGACCTCGACGGCCTGAACGACTCCGCAGAGGTAGCGAACGGCACCGACCCGCTCGCACCCGACACCGACAGCGACGGATTGATTGATCCCGACGAGTACGAGGTCGGCACCGACCCGCTGGACAACGATACCGACGGGGACGGCGTGCTGGACGGTAACGAGACGTTCTCGACCAGCAAGACCGATTCGAAAACCGGCGTTTCGGTCAATATCACAGGCGAAGGCAACGCCGCCGCGACGCTCTCAATCAACAACAGCACCGAGCCGCTGGTGCAGACCGACAGCGTCCAGAACGTCAGCGCGTCGCCCGCCTACGACTTTGAGGCCGGAGCGAACTTCTCGACGGCGAACATCACCATCCCGTACAACGAGTCGCGGGTCGGCAACGCTAACGAGTCGAATCTCGGCGCGTACCGCTACAACGAGACGCTCCAGACGCTGGTCCCTGTCAACAACTCGACGGTCGATACCCGCAACGATACGGTCACGGCCGAAACCCCGCACTTCTCGACGTACACCGTCCTCTCGACCGAGCAGTGGGAGGCGAAATTCGACGAACCGCTCCCCACGAAGTGGTCGAGTTCGGACAACTTCAGCGACCTCGACCAGTGGCGACAAGACGGCAACGTCTCGATGGAGACGGCCGAGACCGTCGAGGCCTCGCTCGTAAGCGCGACCAAGCGCGACGAGAGCAACGAGACAGATTCGACCGCGGTCGTCGGGTCAGTTGACCGGCTCACCGAGCGTAACTGGACGATTCCGAAAGACGACGAGACGTCCGACGGAGACGAGACGACCACTACTACGTCTGATACTCCGCCGACTACGACAGGAACAGTTTCGAGTAACGAGAGGTGCCTTCAGTCGTTTGATAATTGCGAACCGACTGAGGAGCCAACTACGACCGAAAAAGAGGAGGTCACGACCAAAGACCCCCGTGTTGACTCCGACGGTGACGATGTCTACGACCGGAACGACGACTGCCCTGACAAACCCGGCGAAAAATACAACGGGTGTGAAAAGCACAGCGACAGCGACGGCATCAGAGACTGGCATGACGACTGCGACAACGATGTCGGCGAAGGCGACGGCTGTCCGACCGATAGCGACGACGACGGCACGATCAATTATTACGACGAGTGCGAGAACACGCCCGGTCTCGGCGACGACGGGTGTGCGATTTACTCGGACGACGACGATTACAACGACTACGACGACGATTGCCCCGACGATCCGGGGATGGGGCCGGACGGTTGTCCCATCGACGACGACGGCGACGACACCCGCAACTTCTACGACGACTGCCCGGAGTTCCCCGGCTGGAAGCCCGACGGCTGTCCCCGCGAATCCAGCCTCGAACGCAACGTCACGTTACGCAACGCCGAGACGATCACCCTCGGCACCATCGCTAAAGCCGAGGCCATCAGCAAGCGGTCGGTCGCCCAACTCGTCGTCATCGGCCCCGACGGCGAACGCATCGAAGTCTACGGCGAGGACCGGAAGCAAATCAGCGGTCGCAACACGACCTCGCGTCTGTACGGGATTCTGCCCGGCGGGGAGGGCGACGCCCACGGTGATTTCGAGGCGGTCGAGCGCGACCTCACCCAGTTCGCGGGCGAGGAGGTCACGGTCAAAGTCGAGACGGTCGGGCGGGCGACCTTCGAGATCGACGCGCTGAAAATCGGGTACGACACCGACGGGGACACGATTTATGACGCCATCGAGCGCCCGAGTTGCGGACTGCGCGACGGCTCTGGCCAGTGTCTCGACACCGACCCGTATCTCGCCGACACCGACGGCGACGGCCTCTCGGATAGCTACGAAATCGGCGAGCGCACGAAAGTCCACGGCCACGAGTACACGAAACTCATCAGTAATCCGACGGTGCGGGACACCGACCACGACGGCCTGACCGACCGTCAAGAGGTCCGCGGAACTTTCCAGATGGCGGTCACGCGAGACCCGGACGCCTCGCGCAAGTACCTCAACGGGCAATGGCCGTCGGACAAGCAAGAGCATCTCACTACCAAGACGGTCGACAGTGACCCGCTAAAGTACGACACCGACGACGACGGACTGAACGACCGTCAAGAGTGGCTGTACAAGACTAATCCACGTGACCCGGATAGCGACGGCGATGGTCGCCTTGACGGCCGCGAGCAGGCAATCGGTCAGGACCCCACGCTCCACGACTACCGTGGCCCGGACATTCGACTCAAGCGATACGGTACCATCGCTAATTATAGTTCTGGTGAACTCAAGTATGTCGTTGAGTACTTCGTTTTCGACGGCGGTGGTGTCAAGAAAACAAAAGTCACGAAGAACGGCAAAACACGGTATCGAGCATCGCCTGACGACCTATTTAGTCGACACGATGGGTCGTTCACTACTACACCTGACCGGCTTTCGGTAGATGGCGGTCGTCTAAGTGGCATCGAAATCAAAGTCTCGGCGACTGACACCCATGGGAATAAAGAATCTGTTACTGCGGTCCGTCGTTCAAACGAGTGCGGCCAGACTGCCAAACGCTGGACTGGGAAATATAATCATTTCAATAATTCGGTGGTGAGGGGTTATGGTGCTTGTTCCGGCTTCCAAGCTAGTATCGGAAGCAGTATTCAATCCATCCTTCAATTTGCCGAGAATCCATTAGGATTTGTCGAGGGCTTCGCTAAGCTCATCGCTCTACTCGACAAATCTGGTCTACTCGACATGTTTATTGATGCGTTCGTTTCTAGCCTTCAAAATAAGCAAAAAACAAATAATCCGTATGCAGAAGGAACTGAGAGTTACGGGGAGTACCGACGTGTGTGGTACGCAGGGTACTCGATTGCGTTTATTACGAAGGCTCTCTACGGTGGTTCCGCAACAAAGGCCGTCAGAAGTACGAAGTACGTCAAGAAGATGGAGGACTTTGCGAAGGCCACGCGTGCCGGGAAGACCGCAATGCGGATAAAAGCGCCCTACGACCGCGGGAAAGCGCGAGTAGCAACGGGACTGGCGCAGGCAGGCGGGAAGGCCGCCGGGCCGGTTCTTCGGCGGGCAAAATCTGCTGGGGCAACCTATCGGTTGTGGAAGTTGCAACGGAAAGCCGACGTAGACGTACAGGATCTCTCAGAGACGGAGCGCAACCGACTGAGTACCTTCCTTGCGCGTCATGGTGAGGATGGGGCGGCAAAGGTGCAGGAGATGGACCGCGATGATATTAAGGCACTATTTGGAAAGCCATGTGCTACCGTCAGCACGTTCCGGCGTGCCGGTGGCGATGACTGTACTAAGCTCTCCCCGGCCGAACAGCGTGATTTCGAGAACGTGATCATAGAGTCGGGCATTGCTGGGGATGATATCGGCGAGTACCTGTCTACTGTCGAACGGAAGACCTCAGATGAGGTCGAGGTAGATGAAATTCAGGAGTTCATCGCAGAAAACGGCCCTACGGCGGTTCGATTGACACGAGCGGTTGATACTGATAATGATGCGCTACAGGCCGTGTTTAAGATATGGCGTGTTGACGGAATTGAGCAAGAAGATATACAGAAACTCTCCAAAGCAATACAGGCAGGTGAAGATGTTGATGTCGGGCCCGGTAGTGACCGTAACGACGTCATGAAAACACTCGGCTCACTAGCTGGCGAAGACATTGACGGATACGACGACCTTGTCGGGAGCTATTTCGGAAAGCCTGAACAAGGCTATGGTCAAATCGCTGGCGAAAGTCAAATCACCGATGATTTGATAGACAACAGTAATATTGACCCAGAGGACGTGGAAATCGGTCGCCGGATCCCTAAATCAAAAGTGCCAGATAATCTCGAAAATGACGATAGTGAAGTAGACGTCTATAGTACAGAGTCCGTTGAGGTCGATGGCAAAATACTTGAATCTCCTGCAATCGAATCGAAGCATTATGATCCTGATGGATATAGTCCATTCCTCGTAGATGAAGAAATAGATGGTCTAGTAAATAAATTGGTAGCTCAGGCAGCCGCTGGCGAAGATGAAATCGTCGTGGTGACTACGGAATCATTCTACGAGCAATATAAAAACTCTCTCAAGGATGTTCCTAGCCGTGTAAGAAGCCGCCTCAGCTCAAAAGGAATGGACTCGGATATTACGATAGAGATTAGTACCTACGATGAAATAAATCTCTGA
- a CDS encoding tetratricopeptide repeat protein, translating into MDAPEKAVNHYEQAIDSDPEYINAHNNYAVLLKDELGMPEEAADHLKATLNVWFSSGDSASLQHALERVPLFVDL; encoded by the coding sequence CTGGACGCGCCAGAAAAAGCCGTCAACCACTACGAGCAAGCTATCGACAGTGACCCAGAGTATATTAACGCGCACAATAACTACGCAGTCCTTCTCAAAGACGAATTAGGCATGCCGGAGGAGGCCGCCGACCACCTCAAAGCTACTCTTAACGTGTGGTTTTCGTCGGGCGACTCAGCATCGCTCCAGCATGCGCTCGAACGTGTGCCACTATTCGTAGACCTGTGA
- the cas6 gene encoding CRISPR-associated endoribonuclease Cas6, producing MRLYIYADSGTQPRFHIPWNSHLSFQSFIYDAVNEYAPEYAAKLHQDQHAPPFSFSEFIQTDAYDVTDDGLLCEGGYWVVNSPDSELLTACANYAQAHEELTLGHTTVPVTGVEVDDVRPIEGKARYKTLSPLAVSEPNGDHDTPTEWYRPDDGMWYARVCQNVRDRILSQDDDADPEFVIDKLHWTDGKLLQVGPGAKIPCARVEFTLTCDKKTSRFIQEEGLGEKTGMGFGAVAPVEEDIA from the coding sequence ATGCGATTATACATTTACGCTGATAGCGGGACACAGCCGCGCTTCCACATTCCGTGGAACTCGCATCTCTCGTTCCAGTCGTTCATTTATGATGCTGTCAACGAGTACGCACCAGAGTACGCGGCAAAGCTCCATCAGGACCAGCACGCACCCCCGTTCAGTTTTAGCGAGTTCATTCAGACCGACGCCTACGACGTGACCGACGACGGTCTTCTCTGTGAAGGCGGCTACTGGGTCGTGAACTCGCCGGACAGCGAACTTCTTACCGCCTGTGCGAACTACGCACAAGCACATGAGGAACTCACGCTCGGACACACGACCGTTCCCGTAACCGGGGTCGAGGTAGACGACGTGCGACCTATCGAGGGGAAAGCACGCTACAAGACGCTCAGTCCGCTCGCGGTGAGCGAACCGAACGGCGACCACGACACGCCGACCGAGTGGTATCGACCCGACGACGGGATGTGGTACGCTCGCGTCTGCCAGAACGTCCGCGACCGCATCCTATCGCAGGACGACGACGCTGACCCGGAGTTCGTCATCGACAAGCTTCATTGGACCGACGGGAAACTCCTACAAGTCGGTCCGGGCGCAAAGATTCCTTGCGCTCGGGTTGAATTTACGCTTACCTGTGACAAGAAAACGAGTCGATTCATCCAAGAGGAGGGACTCGGCGAGAAGACGGGCATGGGCTTCGGTGCGGTCGCCCCCGTCGAGGAGGACATCGCGTGA
- a CDS encoding DevR family CRISPR-associated autoregulator, translating into MTQSALGMAYLTHAQLGNHNAGEGSKQLSDLKMYGNRPYISGQAYRHAIREAIQDSAEENVECTPQDACGDLENCLLCDIFGYMNMDLDEPTPEKRVSPLRVTPLVGQYDADVTTDMILQYAPGGSRKKDDDDDGNAEENKIGYRELTDNVYKGAWMLDCDSIGQREREGFDDDNEPGHRYERDLDTVVEDRPERVQILLDGLKNASGLAGQARHMADFMPDVVVATANDTYSQRVTNTLHIEDGELNIPAFESVVEDLTHDGGDVWVAGTHNPTVMDNWDAFFDAAEADENVTVCDSVSDCYDKLAATLD; encoded by the coding sequence ATGACACAATCAGCACTCGGAATGGCGTATCTGACCCACGCACAACTCGGCAACCACAACGCAGGCGAAGGCAGTAAGCAACTCTCGGACCTGAAGATGTACGGCAACCGGCCCTACATCTCCGGGCAAGCATATCGGCACGCGATTAGAGAAGCCATACAGGACTCTGCCGAGGAGAATGTCGAATGTACCCCGCAGGACGCCTGTGGCGACCTCGAAAACTGCCTCCTCTGCGACATCTTCGGGTACATGAACATGGACCTCGACGAACCGACGCCCGAGAAGCGTGTCTCACCACTTCGGGTCACGCCGCTCGTCGGTCAGTACGACGCCGACGTGACGACCGACATGATTCTCCAGTACGCACCGGGTGGGTCACGGAAGAAAGACGACGATGACGATGGGAACGCCGAGGAGAACAAAATCGGCTATCGAGAACTCACCGATAACGTCTACAAGGGTGCGTGGATGCTCGACTGCGACAGTATCGGCCAGCGCGAGCGTGAAGGCTTCGACGACGACAACGAGCCCGGACACCGGTACGAACGCGACCTCGATACTGTGGTCGAAGACAGACCCGAGCGCGTTCAGATACTCCTCGACGGCCTCAAGAACGCCTCTGGATTGGCCGGACAAGCCCGACACATGGCTGACTTCATGCCCGACGTAGTGGTTGCGACCGCGAACGATACCTACTCTCAGCGGGTCACGAACACGCTCCATATCGAGGACGGCGAACTCAACATTCCCGCGTTCGAGTCGGTGGTCGAGGACCTCACCCACGATGGCGGAGATGTCTGGGTCGCCGGAACTCACAACCCGACCGTGATGGACAACTGGGATGCGTTCTTCGACGCCGCTGAGGCAGACGAGAACGTCACGGTCTGTGACTCGGTGAGTGATTGCTACGACAAACTCGCGGCCACGCTCGACTAA
- the cas5 gene encoding CRISPR-associated protein Cas5 has translation MATTDADRSTDETDESRAVVAATLDVPFECTFTNASAMNDLPSYPVPPLTTIRGMLYAAWGRPSLLGQGSSRGRTMEKERVEAEQAFRESFEADTAIGIRVLDSPTSKRDLRTRQKVARNDDRTYFSYPVEEETLLFPTYRVYVTGDEERCNAVAAAFRDPERLLYLGRSDNLVDVRNVTESQLVYHDEEEYLDDMVVPDGDGADPVMLPVQTERLGSYNARPPEVQLVTQGGSVESYYTLDDATDEDGPVVFIDE, from the coding sequence ATGGCGACGACGGACGCCGACCGCTCGACAGACGAAACCGACGAGAGCCGTGCGGTCGTCGCGGCAACCCTCGACGTGCCGTTCGAGTGTACGTTTACGAACGCCAGCGCGATGAACGACCTCCCGTCGTACCCTGTCCCACCCCTGACGACGATTCGTGGGATGCTTTACGCGGCGTGGGGTCGGCCGTCGCTCCTCGGGCAGGGGTCGAGTCGCGGTCGAACAATGGAGAAAGAGCGGGTCGAGGCCGAACAAGCGTTCCGCGAGTCGTTCGAGGCCGACACGGCAATCGGAATTCGTGTTCTCGACAGTCCAACCTCCAAGCGTGACCTCCGAACGCGCCAGAAGGTCGCTCGGAATGACGACCGGACGTACTTCTCGTACCCCGTCGAAGAAGAGACACTGCTCTTTCCGACCTATCGAGTCTACGTCACAGGTGACGAGGAGCGATGCAACGCAGTTGCGGCGGCGTTCCGCGACCCTGAACGACTGCTCTATCTCGGGCGGTCGGACAATCTCGTTGACGTTCGGAACGTGACCGAATCGCAACTCGTCTACCACGACGAGGAGGAGTACCTTGACGACATGGTTGTCCCAGACGGGGACGGTGCGGACCCCGTGATGCTTCCGGTCCAGACCGAACGGTTGGGGTCGTACAACGCCCGACCCCCTGAAGTTCAACTCGTCACGCAGGGTGGGAGCGTCGAGTCCTACTACACGCTCGACGACGCAACTGACGAGGACGGTCCGGTCGTGTTCATCGATGAGTAG